From Bacillota bacterium, a single genomic window includes:
- a CDS encoding Druantia anti-phage system protein DruA: protein MIAEAEFRVTEITEDHIQTVRRLIAGNPSWSRSRLSRELCRLWNWHSPTGQMKDMACRDLLLKLEQQGQIVLPRRKSEAFVWGGNILITEAPHDTAAITGRLSDLQPLRVEVVATGHPSWNLFKHLLCRYHYLGFKGTVGENMKYLVFDNQKRPLACLLFGSAAWSCAARDDFIGWDRDTRIKRLHLVTNNTRFLILPWVRVPHLASHILAIIARRIRGDWWKKYGHGLLLLETFVEVDR, encoded by the coding sequence ATGATAGCAGAAGCTGAATTTCGGGTAACCGAGATAACTGAAGACCACATCCAGACCGTCAGGCGGTTGATTGCCGGCAACCCTTCATGGAGCCGAAGCAGGCTGTCGAGGGAACTCTGCCGGCTCTGGAACTGGCACTCTCCAACCGGCCAGATGAAGGACATGGCCTGCCGGGATCTCTTGCTCAAACTGGAACAACAGGGACAGATCGTCTTGCCCCGCCGTAAATCTGAGGCCTTTGTATGGGGCGGGAACATTTTGATCACCGAGGCGCCTCACGATACCGCCGCCATCACCGGCAGGCTTTCCGACCTGCAGCCCCTGCGGGTGGAAGTGGTGGCGACCGGTCACCCATCCTGGAATCTTTTTAAGCACCTGCTCTGCCGGTACCACTATCTCGGTTTCAAAGGTACCGTGGGCGAGAACATGAAGTACCTGGTCTTTGACAACCAGAAACGCCCGCTCGCCTGCCTGCTCTTCGGCTCCGCCGCCTGGAGCTGCGCCGCCAGGGACGACTTTATTGGCTGGGACAGGGATACCCGCATCAAGCGCCTGCATCTCGTCACCAACAACACCCGCTTCCTGATCCTGCCCTGGGTGAGGGTCCCCCACTTGGCCAGCCACATCCTTGCAATCATTGCCCGGCGCATTCGGGGTGACTGGTGGAAGAAGTACGGGCACGGCCTGCTCCTTTTGGAGACCTTCGTGGAGGTGGACCG